One region of Cydia pomonella isolate Wapato2018A chromosome 25, ilCydPomo1, whole genome shotgun sequence genomic DNA includes:
- the LOC133531316 gene encoding uncharacterized protein LOC133531316 produces MAPKFCPLKLYSVELPKRKDWSDSQIKWKEGSLRWYTDGSKSESEVGCGIYAPRKGISLNLGRYCSIFQAEVYAILECVSINLQCNYGNHTIYIHSDSQAALLALTSDVTTSRLVESCRQLLNNLETRNKVVLRWVPGHAGTAGNEKADELARAGAKGKNHSPEPFCGILKSLTRPTLKTYCHYKTIQLWRETTGLNHSKALIKGFSKKASLNALALSRNQLRNLVRVLTEDCGLNKHMYTMGKRDMGRCRLCMEAEETPLHILAECSCLMRTRDSTLGRHILRPEESRSLEIKKILQLFEVSGLDQEL; encoded by the exons ATGGCACCAAAATTTTGTCCACTGAAACTCTACTCAGTGGAACTCCCCAAGAGGAAGGACTGGTCAGACAGTCAAATTAAGTGGAAAGAAGGAAGCCTGAGGTGGTACACTGATGGCTCCAAATCCGAATCTGAAGTAGGCTGCGGAATatatg cGCCTAGGAAAGGCATCAGCTTAAACCTAGGACGATACTGCTCCATATTCCAAGCAGAAGTATACGCCATTCTAGAATGTGTGTCGATCAACCTGCAATGCAACTACGGCAACCATACAATCTACATCCATTCGGATAGCCAGGCGGCACTCTTAGCCCTAACCTCTGATGTCACCACATCGAGGCTGGTTGAGAGCTGCAGGCAACTATTGAACAACCTTGAAACCAGGAACAAGGTTGTTCTACGTTGGGTCCCGGGGCATGCGGGTACCGCTGGAAACGAAAAGGCCGACGAACTCGCGCGAGCAGGGGCTAAGGGGAAGAACCACAGTCCTGAGCCGTTTTGTGGCATCCTCAAAAGCCTAACGCGGCCCACCCTAAAGACCTACTGTCACTACAAAACCATTCAGCTCTGGAGAGAAACGACAGGCTTGAACCATTCCAAAGCGCTCATCAAGGGCTTCAGCAAAAAGGCGTCCTTGAATGCCTTAGCGCTGTCTAGGAACCAACTGCGCAACTTGGTAAGGGTGCTTACTGAGGACTGTGGCCTAAATAAGCACATGTACACTATGGGAAAACGTGACATGGGGCGGTGCAGACTCtgtatggaggcagaggagacgccCTTGCACATTCTCGCAGAGTGCTCTTGCCTAATGCGCACTCGTGACTCAACCCTGGGCAGACACATATTACGCCCGGAGGAGTCAAGGTCTCTCGAGATCAAAAAgatcctgcagctgtttgaagttTCAGGCTTGGATCAAGAGCtgtag